The following are encoded in a window of bacterium genomic DNA:
- a CDS encoding HD domain-containing protein, protein MSLLNDSLSFIKDFIGPMLRLKRKVFFPGIRRRETLAEHIIGLLYFAEFFVRREKLDLDIHKIREYILAHDMQEPFTPHAQNTGFDICRFGAPPALIRDKKRVERQALMLICRQFKELDAMTDSNHKYEEQDDDESRFVKALDALLPMLNIVLDKGRTNHVDNITFQQWRTDREWRIKQSPPLWKCYKEEVLPLIVKNERELFARETAQQKLPL, encoded by the coding sequence ATGAGTTTACTGAATGACTCCCTGTCCTTTATAAAGGACTTCATCGGACCGATGCTTCGGCTAAAACGAAAAGTTTTCTTCCCCGGTATTCGCCGGCGGGAAACACTTGCCGAGCATATCATAGGGCTTCTGTACTTCGCGGAATTTTTTGTGAGAAGAGAAAAGCTTGACTTGGATATCCACAAAATTCGCGAGTATATTCTGGCCCACGACATGCAGGAGCCGTTTACTCCACACGCTCAAAACACCGGCTTTGACATTTGCAGATTCGGCGCGCCACCTGCTCTTATAAGGGACAAAAAAAGAGTAGAGAGACAGGCACTTATGCTTATCTGTCGGCAATTCAAGGAACTCGACGCAATGACTGACAGTAATCATAAGTACGAGGAGCAAGACGACGATGAAAGCCGTTTCGTCAAAGCTCTGGACGCTCTTCTTCCGATGTTAAACATCGTCTTGGACAAAGGAAGAACTAATCATGTTGACAATATCACTTTTCAACAGTGGCGCACCGACCGAGAGTGGCGGATAAAACAAAGTCCGCCACTCTGGAAGTGTTACAAAGAGGAAGTGCTTCCTCTTATCGTCAAGAATGAGCGTGAGCTTTTTGCGCGGGAAACAGCGCAACAAAAGCTCCCTCTTTAG